In Apium graveolens cultivar Ventura unplaced genomic scaffold, ASM990537v1 ctg6826, whole genome shotgun sequence, a genomic segment contains:
- the LOC141703598 gene encoding uncharacterized protein LOC141703598 has product MDGNKLKGGSVGLSYPTLTRENYTAWSMKMRVFMQAHGVWDTIESSDPKIKFEDKIDKVALAMIYQGVPEDVLLSLADKRTAKEAWVAIKTLCQDEWARVNIRALGEEVSESYIVKKLLRAVPSKFLQIASTIEQFGDLEKMSVEEAVGSLKAHEERLKGQTDKRSDQLLLTKEEWLKSERNEEKLLLTKEEWQKRSNRGGTDGSANPRGRWGRDKSRIKCYNCHVYGHYMAESKAKTRKRTKNGS; this is encoded by the exons ATGGATGGTAATAAACTCAAGGGAGGGTCTGTTGGTTTGAGTTATCCAACGTTGACAAGGGAGAACTATACTGCTTGGTCCATGAAAATGAGAGTGTTTATGCAAGCACATGGGGTGTGGGACACTATTGAATCTAGTGATCCCAAGATCAAATTTGAGGACAAGATTGACAAGGTGGCACTTGCTATGATTTATCAAGGGGTGCCTGAGGATGTATTGTTGTCCTTGGCTGACAAAAGGACGGCAAAGGAAGCCTGGGTTGCAATCAAGACCTTGTGTCAAG ATGAATGGGCTCGTGTAAATATCCGTGCTTTGGGAGAAGAGGTGAGTGAATCTTACATTGTGAAGAAATTACTTCGTGCAGTCCCATCGAAGTTCTTACAAATTGCGTCCACGATAGAGCAATTTGGAGATCTTGAGAAAATGTCTGTAGAAGAGGCAGTTGGATCTCTCAAAGCGCACGAGGAGCGGCTGAAAGGGCAAACTGATAAAAGGAGCGATCAACTGCTATTGACAAAAGAAGAATGGTTGAAGAGCGAAAGAAATGAGGAGAAACTCTTGCTGACTAAGGAAGAATGGCAAAAACGTTCTAATAGAGGAGGAACAGATGGATCTGCAAACCCACGGGGTCGCTGGGGACGTGACAAAAGTCGTATAAAGTGCTATAATTGTCACGTATATGGTCACTATATGGCAGAGTCGAAAGCCAAAACGAGAAAAAGAACCAAAAATGGAAGCTAA